CCCCTGTTAGAAGGGATGCCTTTCAGAGAAAGTGGACATCAGCTCGTGTCCTACATGCTCATCCGTGTTGCTAGTTTATCGTAACGGGGTTTACCAAGCATGGGAAACAATAAGGTTTTCAGGTTTTTTTCAATCTTACCATCGAGTTTTCCTGGTCATTAGAAAGTCTCATTCATAAGCCGGGAATCTACCCCCAACCTATCCCTGTCCGGAACATAAAATAATCCAAAAGGATCTCCTTCATCAAGTATAAGGGGTTGTGTGCTCTTTTCTTTTCAGACCATGTTACTCGAGAACAGTTTAGAACCATCCCAAACCCACTATTTAGTCTTGCAGGCCTTGCTGTTTCATGCAGCGGTATCACTGAGGCTAGACGGCTGCTGCCcaacagaagaggaggaagaaaatcatTTACTGGGGAAGTCTAAGCCACCTTCCTGAAGACAACCTACAATAAATACCCTTTGAAAAAAACgtgcgatttttttttttacttcacatAAATGGGGTGCCGGATGGGTCAAGCTGCAAAACCCCTATCCACTTCAATAACTGCGCACTTGGCAGAATTTTAGGGTAGGATGTGAGGGGTATACCcatggtgttttttgagtgcttactgtatgcagagcatggaaAAGGACAGTGTAATAGAGAGGGGCTATAGacacacaaggagctttcagtctagggggggagaaagacattcaagtaaattacagataggggagatggCCAAGTGTAAAGATATGATTCCAGGTGCACAGGtgtgggagagggaataggggaaataaggtcTTATGTGAGGGAGTTCCAGCACAGAGGGGGGTCTGGGGCTAGATAGATGAGCAAAGTGCAGTGACAAGGCTGAAGTTGCAAAAGTGGAATGTGAGGACTAGTTTGGAGTAGGAACTCAGTGACGTGAGGGGGGACGGGAGAGCTAAGTGTGAACCTTAAAACCAAGAATAAGAAATATGTTCGATATCGTACATCCTGATTTAATAACAACCGTTctgaaaatacaaggtaattggttctTTTAAATGCTTTTTAGCAATTTTCCATCTCTCCCTTACCTTAGTAGCTCCAGCTGTAGAATAGGTAATTTCTTCCGCTGACCAATTCTGTAGGAAGCCTGCTGGCTATCAGATGAGAATAACCAGCTTCGATCATTTGAACACGGGGCATCAACTAAGACCTAGAACGGGAGAAGAGAACAGTGAATAGCATCTACACAATGGTCAAAAGTAACCCAGCGTCTACTTGTAGGGTGTGGAAAAGCTGAAAACACCCACAAGAATATTACATTTTGCCAATACTTTAGCAACCCTTGAAAAAAATCCTGATAAGATTTCACATTTATTAGGTGGTAGAAACTTTAGCAAAGGAGTTTTTTTCCATTGAGTTTACCACGATGCCTACTTCAAATTCAAAAGATCCCACTTTAATTCCTAAAAATCAGGTCATACAAAGTGCCGCACAATGGACTCACCATTGGTAGcagtgtacatgtttgtacacagACACCAATTCCATGGAAGATCTTTTCTCTGAAACCTCTTTAGGGGCCTAGAAACAAGCTGCCCCAAAAAtctcaggcccagagaaacttTAGTAGGTGGAAAACAGAGGGAGCAATATCTAGTCAAACTGTTAATATGCAGTAATGTTTACCTTGTCAAATGTTCCGGGCTGGACATCCCCAATCTCCCGTCCATCCAATTCGGAGACCTTAATTAAATTAACCAGGGGTTGTGGAACAAAGGATTCAAGTGTCTTTTTCAGCCACCTCGATCTCAGAACATCATATTCGTTACAGTGAAGATGACCTAAGGAGAAACGTTGAAAGTCAGCACTCTTATACTAATGAATCAGTATTTGGCATTTTAATCACTAATCATTATCTTATGCTTATTTAGAAAAATGTATAAAGCGTACAATTCAGGCAAAATGACATTTCCCCTTCCCTAAACGTAAGCAACAAAAATCATTACAGGTGCCGTGTGACCTAGGAGATAAACTTCCTGGCCCGTGACTCGGGCTCTCTAGGAGAATAAAGTAACTGGAAAAAGATGTCAGTAGGTGGGCACTCTCGGGTGCAACCAACAAGAGAtgcaccctgataataataataataatgataataataataatggcatttattaagcacttactgtgtgcaaagcactgttctgagcgctggggaggctacaaggtgatcaggttgtcccgtggggggcctcacagtctttatccccattttccagatgaggtaactgaggcccagagaagtgaagtgacttgcccaaggtcacacagctgacagttggcggagccaggatttgaacccatgacactctcccctgtcccgtcgtcgacccctcgCCGCAtcttaactctggcctggaataccctccctcctcaaatccgccaaacaatcacacttcaaagcccacctgaaggctcacctcctccagaaggccttcccagactaagccccccttctcctcagctccctctcccctccacatcgatccgactcgctccctttgctctccctccctccccgccccacggcacttgtgtatatatcaagcgcttagtacagtgctctgcacacagtaagccctcaatagctacgattgaatgaatatatgtgcctatctataattctatttatttatattaaagcccgttcacttgttttgatgtgtatatatctataattctattcatttaaacTGATGccattgatacctgtttacttgtttcaatgtctgtctccccgattccagactgtgagcctgttgtgggcagggattgtctctgaattgtactttctgagagcccggtacagtgctctgcacacagtgagtgcccaataaatatgaatgaatgaacacaagacCACACAGCATGTCTGCTAAaggtcaacaataataataataatgttggtatttgttaagcgcttactatgtgcctagcactgttctaagcgctgggggggatacaaggtgatcaggttgtcccacgtggggctcacggtcttcacccacgtggggctcacggtcttcacccccattttgcagatgagggaactgaggcccagagaagtgaagcgactaacccaaagtcgcacagctgataagtagcggagccgggattagaacccacgacctctgacacccaagcccgggctccttccactatcatcaatcgtatttattgagcgcttactatgtgcagagcactgtactaagcgcttgtgccacgctgcttctcttatatcatTCACTGAAATGCCCAGACTTCTTTCCACTCCATAGGCCTCTAGGTTTAGAATCACTTTAGTACCCCCAGCTCGTCCtcttagaccgtaaactcattgtgggcggggaatgtgtctaccaactttgttgtactgtactctcccaagcactgagtacattgTATAAATGCCCTttatacattaagcgctcaataaataccactgatgatgaggatgggttCCGTTATTTAAGATCTGACCCAGTAACAGGCCGAAAAAATCACCTTACCTGGTGAGGCACACTGCAGGAAGGCTATGGATTTCCCCCCAGGGGCAGCACACATGTCCAGAAGTCTTTCTCCATCCTTCAGCTCGAGAGCCAGCACCGGAAGGAGGGAGGCCGCATTCAGGAGATAGTATTTTTTCAGGTTACCAAACCGGTGTCTCTCTGGAGGCATTCGGCCAGGAGCTCTGCTAACGAAGCACTTCAGTGACTCGGGGTAATAAGGTAAAGTCCCTTGAAAGAGCTGGTGATATCCCTTCAAATGTAAATCTTTCTCCAGTTCAGAAGGATAGTTGAACCGATTGAACAGGACGGCATGTTGCCAGGACAGTGGAGAGATGAGGATGTCCCTAGGTGGATCAGAATAAAAAGCACGAGATTAACATTCCGAGTTTGAAAGACATACCACCTGAGGAAGCTGGGAAAGTCGCTGGCCTATTCTCTGGCCTGTTCTGGCTCATTAGTGGGAAAGTGGAAGTGAGGTGCCTTTTTCCCGACTTGTGACTGCCTTAAGTGCCTCTCCACAGTACCTCTCTCCAAGTAATGACGCTTAATTTGCATGATATTCGGTTTTAAAATGCTTTAGGTGTTAAAGTGCTTCCTCAAATGCTATCTAAAGGCAGCAGGCATCTAAAGAACGGACATCCACCAAACCTGTTTCAGTAGTTTAAAATGAAAGGCAGGGGATACAATTTCTAGAAGACACAGGGGAAAGCATCCCGCAGTTGCTACCTTTGCCTCTGTTTTGTCGAAGGCATTTAGAAATGAATCAAATCCTCATTCCTTTCAGACAAAGCTATTGTCATTTACAGTACACTGTAGCAGCTTTCGTTCTCTAATTAGAAAGCAAGGAAACCCAGGGAATGTCATTAACAGGACTGACAAGGCACTAAGTTGAAGTAGTAC
This sequence is a window from Tachyglossus aculeatus isolate mTacAcu1 chromosome 24, mTacAcu1.pri, whole genome shotgun sequence. Protein-coding genes within it:
- the NSUN3 gene encoding tRNA (cytosine(34)-C(5))-methyltransferase, mitochondrial, whose product is MPAKLKLKTEGKLAKQICKVVLDHFDKQYTRELGDAWTTVRDILISPLSWQHAVLFNRFNYPSELEKDLHLKGYHQLFQGTLPYYPESLKCFVSRAPGRMPPERHRFGNLKKYYLLNAASLLPVLALELKDGERLLDMCAAPGGKSIAFLQCASPGHLHCNEYDVLRSRWLKKTLESFVPQPLVNLIKVSELDGREIGDVQPGTFDKVLVDAPCSNDRSWLFSSDSQQASYRIGQRKKLPILQLELLRSGVKALRPGGYLVYSTCTLSEAENSHVINHLLDSRNDVLPGDIGGLASAVSQDFTFAPGAQGCGVLVLPDPGRAWGPMYLAKLQKT